From the Bacteroidota bacterium genome, the window AAAAGGAGGGCTTTCAGCACGCCTATCTGCGCGAAATAAACAGCAGCAAAGAGATACAGCTGACTAAGGGAGACTGGGAGATTACCCACTTCTACGGTGTAGACGAAAAAGCCGGCCTCATCTACTACCAGAGCACGGAGGAAAGCCCCCTGGAGCGCCACATCTATCAGGCAGACCTGAGCGGAAAGAATAAGAAGCGGCTGACCGATGAGCCAGGCACACACGAGGCCGACTTTAGCCCAGGCCATAGCTACTGGGTGCACACCTACAGCAGTGTAGATACCCCCCCCTTATCCGCCTGCGAAATGCCAAGGGAAAAGTAGTGCGGGTGCTGGAAGACAATGCCGCCCTAAAGGAACGCATACAAAGCTATAAGCCGGTGGAGAAGCGCTTTTTCACCTTCAAAAACGAAGCGGGTGTGGAGCTGTACGGCTGGGAGATGCGCCCTGCCAGCCTGGAGCCAGCCCAAAAGTACCCGCTCCTGCTATACAGCTACAGTGGCCCAGGCAGCCAGCAGGTAAGCCGGGAATACAACCCGCTGGACTACTGGTGGTACCAGTACCTGTGCACACAGGGCTATGTGGTGGTGTGCGTAGACCCCCGAGGTACCGGGGCCAGGGGCCGCGACTTCCGGGCTGCTACCTACCGCCAGCTGGGCAAGTATGAAACCGAAGACCTGATAGCCACGGCCGACTACCTGGCCACCAAATCCTATATAGACCCCGCGCGGATCGGGGTATGGGGCTGGAGCTACGGCGGCTACATGAGCAGCCTGTGCATTACCAAGGGGGCACACCGCTTCCGCACGGCCATAGCCGTGGCCCCGGTTACCAACTGGCGCTTCTACGACACCATCTACACCGAGCGCTACATGGCCACCCCCCAGGAAAACCCCGACGGCTATGACGACAATAGCCCCATCAACCACGCGGATAAGCTGAAGGGCAGCTACCTGCTGATACACGGCATGGCCGACGACAACGTCCACCTGCAGAATGCCGCCGAAATGGCCGCTGCCCTGGTGGAAAATAACCGGGACTTCGAAATGTTTTTCTACCCAAACAAAAACCACGGCATCTACGGGGGCTACACCCGCCTGCATCTGTACCGCCAGATGACCGAATTCCTCGACCGCACCCTCAAGGGGGCCCAGCCTGGCACACGCCACTAGGCAGCCCGTTATCACACGCATTTCATACACCCCTTTATGCCCCGCATCCTTACTGGTATACAGGCCTCTGGTAGCCCCCATATGGGCAACCTGCTGGGGGCCATCCTGCCCGCCCTGGCCCTTAGCCAGGCAGAGCCTAGCCCCAGCTTCTTCTTCATCGCCAACCTGCACGCCCTCACCAGCCTGAAGGATGCCGCCGCCGTACGCCGCAATACACAGGCTGTGGCCGCCGCCTGGCTGGCCTGTGGCCTGGATGTAGAGAAAGATGTATTCTACCGGCAGAGCGAGATACCCGAGGTTACGGAGCTGGCCTGGTACCTCAGCTGCTTCACCCCCTATCCCATGCTGGCAAATGCCCACAGCTTCAAGGACAAGCAAGCCCAGCTGGCCGACGTGAATGCGGGCTTGTTTACCTATCCGGTGCTTATGGCGGCAGACATCCTGCTGTATGAGGCCGAGCTGATACCTGTGGGCAAAGACCAGCAGCAGCACCTGGAGATGACCCGAGACATAGCCGGTGCCTTCAACCGCCAGCTGGGCGACACCTTTCGGCTACCCGAAGCGAAGATAAGCGAGGAGGTAATGACCATACCCGGCATAGACGGGCGCAAGATGAGC encodes:
- a CDS encoding alpha/beta fold hydrolase, which gives rise to MLEDNAALKERIQSYKPVEKRFFTFKNEAGVELYGWEMRPASLEPAQKYPLLLYSYSGPGSQQVSREYNPLDYWWYQYLCTQGYVVVCVDPRGTGARGRDFRAATYRQLGKYETEDLIATADYLATKSYIDPARIGVWGWSYGGYMSSLCITKGAHRFRTAIAVAPVTNWRFYDTIYTERYMATPQENPDGYDDNSPINHADKLKGSYLLIHGMADDNVHLQNAAEMAAALVENNRDFEMFFYPNKNHGIYGGYTRLHLYRQMTEFLDRTLKGAQPGTRH
- the trpS gene encoding tryptophan--tRNA ligase, with the translated sequence MPRILTGIQASGSPHMGNLLGAILPALALSQAEPSPSFFFIANLHALTSLKDAAAVRRNTQAVAAAWLACGLDVEKDVFYRQSEIPEVTELAWYLSCFTPYPMLANAHSFKDKQAQLADVNAGLFTYPVLMAADILLYEAELIPVGKDQQQHLEMTRDIAGAFNRQLGDTFRLPEAKISEEVMTIPGIDGRKMSKSYQNYIDIFLPERELRKVVMKIVTDSTPMEAPKDPDSCNVVALYRLVAEPDQIASMEQSYRAGNYGYGHAKQALYEALLQRFATQRARHAELMANPQVIEQALQLGEQKARAIAGAVLARVRTQMGTTA